One region of Bacteroidota bacterium genomic DNA includes:
- a CDS encoding UvrD-helicase domain-containing protein: MSVDFLNDLNSVQREAVEQLEGPVMIIAGAGSGKTRVLTYRIAHLVNSGVDAFNILALTFTNKAAREMKDRIAKIAGDDARNLWMGTYHSVFARVLRIEAEKIGFPSNFTIYDTDDSKSLVRSLLKEQGLDDKTYPVNSVLNRISSFKNNLKSWQHYQQDVDQVNHDTVSGKPMMGLLFELYSKRCLKSGAMDFDDILYFTYALLAKYPEVLLKYQNKFKFVLVDEFQDTNFAQYQIVKKLAAQHENICVVGDDAQSIYAFRGANIQNILNFEKDYPDLKTFKLEQNYRSTKIIVDAANGVIAKNKSQLKKNVWTDNTQGDKIKVLRAMSDNEEGNTIANEIFQARMNEQLVHKDFAILYRTNAQSRALEEALRRMNLPYRIYGGVSFYARKVVKDLLAYFRLALNHNDEEALKRVINLPKRGIGDTSIDKMIVATDANQCSLWDVVLSIHDYCQDVSASTRAQIQDFGSMIKSFAVVAKQHNAYEAASYIAEHSGLLKMYFSDKTNEGVSHYENLQELLNGVKEFTDTGRNAVPAPERADEQPAEVRKLELYMQDIALLTDADADKKDGNDDKISLMTVHAAKGLEFKHVFIAGMEENLFPSMLSLNTREDLEEERRLFYVAITRAERKLCLSYAMSRYRWGNLQNSEPSRFLEEIDPAHLELVTSKASIHDFAPPADEWSQPGKSAFRLRPPAPKQATQALPSRFKKVNAAAATGAATPTALDVGNTVMHDSFGIGTVVAIEGTPPNNKCTINFKDAGSKTLLMKYARLRVIE; the protein is encoded by the coding sequence ATGTCGGTTGATTTTTTAAATGATTTGAATAGCGTACAGCGCGAAGCGGTGGAGCAGTTGGAGGGTCCGGTAATGATTATAGCGGGTGCCGGTTCGGGCAAAACGCGTGTACTTACTTATCGCATAGCACACCTGGTAAATAGTGGGGTTGATGCTTTTAATATTCTTGCCCTTACATTTACGAACAAGGCTGCTCGTGAGATGAAAGATCGTATTGCAAAAATAGCAGGTGATGATGCGCGCAATTTATGGATGGGCACGTATCACAGTGTGTTTGCCCGCGTGTTGCGCATAGAGGCTGAGAAGATTGGTTTTCCATCTAATTTTACAATTTACGATACGGATGATAGCAAAAGCCTTGTGCGCAGCTTGTTGAAGGAGCAGGGGTTGGATGATAAAACATACCCTGTAAATTCGGTGCTTAACCGCATATCAAGTTTTAAGAATAACTTGAAAAGCTGGCAGCATTATCAGCAGGATGTGGATCAGGTAAATCATGATACGGTGTCGGGCAAACCCATGATGGGTTTGCTGTTTGAGTTATACAGCAAGCGTTGTTTAAAGTCGGGGGCGATGGACTTTGACGATATTTTGTATTTCACCTATGCCTTGCTTGCCAAGTATCCTGAAGTGTTGTTGAAGTATCAGAATAAGTTCAAGTTTGTTTTAGTGGATGAGTTTCAGGATACGAATTTTGCACAGTATCAAATTGTAAAAAAGTTGGCTGCACAACACGAAAACATTTGTGTGGTGGGCGATGATGCACAAAGTATTTATGCTTTTCGCGGTGCGAATATTCAGAATATTCTAAATTTTGAAAAGGACTATCCGGATTTGAAAACTTTTAAGTTGGAGCAAAATTATCGTAGCACCAAAATTATTGTGGATGCTGCCAATGGGGTGATTGCCAAAAATAAAAGTCAGCTGAAGAAGAATGTGTGGACGGATAATACGCAGGGCGATAAGATAAAAGTGCTACGTGCCATGTCTGACAATGAGGAGGGGAACACGATTGCAAATGAGATATTTCAGGCAAGGATGAATGAGCAGTTGGTGCATAAGGACTTTGCCATATTGTATCGCACCAATGCGCAGTCGCGAGCATTGGAAGAGGCCCTGCGCAGGATGAACTTGCCCTATCGCATTTATGGAGGCGTATCGTTTTATGCACGTAAGGTGGTGAAGGATTTGTTGGCATATTTTAGATTGGCATTAAATCATAACGATGAGGAAGCGCTCAAACGTGTGATTAATTTGCCTAAGCGTGGAATAGGGGATACCAGCATTGATAAGATGATAGTTGCCACGGATGCCAATCAGTGTTCGCTATGGGATGTGGTACTTAGTATACATGACTATTGTCAGGATGTAAGTGCAAGTACACGTGCGCAAATTCAGGACTTTGGATCGATGATAAAAAGTTTTGCTGTAGTGGCAAAGCAACATAATGCCTACGAAGCTGCAAGTTATATAGCTGAGCATAGTGGGTTGCTAAAAATGTACTTTAGCGATAAAACAAACGAAGGAGTTAGCCATTACGAAAACTTGCAAGAGTTGCTTAATGGTGTAAAGGAGTTTACTGATACCGGACGCAATGCGGTACCTGCACCTGAGCGTGCCGATGAGCAGCCTGCTGAAGTGCGCAAGTTGGAATTGTATATGCAGGATATTGCCTTACTAACCGATGCGGATGCAGATAAAAAAGATGGTAACGATGATAAAATAAGCTTGATGACGGTGCATGCTGCCAAAGGACTCGAGTTTAAGCATGTGTTTATTGCCGGTATGGAAGAGAATTTGTTTCCAAGTATGTTGTCGCTAAACACGCGCGAAGATTTGGAGGAAGAGCGAAGGTTATTTTATGTTGCTATAACCCGTGCCGAGCGCAAGTTATGTTTATCGTATGCGATGTCGAGGTACCGATGGGGCAATTTGCAAAATAGCGAGCCTAGTCGTTTTCTGGAAGAAATTGATCCTGCACATTTAGAGTTAGTTACTTCTAAGGCATCTATTCATGATTTTGCTCCCCCTGCTGATGAGTGGAGTCAGCCTGGTAAAAGTGCTTTCAGGCTGCGGCCACCAGCGCCCAAGCAAGCAACACAGGCATTGCCCTCCCGTTTTAAGAAGGTGAATGCTGCCGCTGCCACCGGTGCGGCAACGCCCACAGCGCTTGACGTAGGTAATACGGTTATGCACGATTCATTTGGTATCGGAACCGTAGTTGCCATAGAGGGCACACCGCCCAATAATAAATGCACCATCAACTTTAAAGATGCGGGATCGAAAACATTACTTATGAAGTACGCGCGCCTGCGCGTGATTGAATAG
- a CDS encoding PQQ-dependent sugar dehydrogenase: MIRLTALYIILFASWCFNHSIGQSLPTGFSHTLVTNNLNGPTNMAFAPDGRIFITGKSGEIRIVKNGLLLPTPFAVLNASYTGERGLLGIAFDPNFASNNYVYVHYTIPNGSNNRVSRLTANGDVMVPNSELIILNLDPLSNATNHNGGTIKFGTDGKLYIGAGENNNAAASQDLTSYLGKILRINTDGSAAQGNPFYTSSNSKKKRIWSYGLRNPFSFSFHPGFGTLFIQDVGSNLFEEINNGTLGGLNFGWPATEGPGTNSSYSYPLFSYANGMGATEGCALSGGTWFDAAISNFPSTYANKYFFIDYCNQYIKYINANGTGVTTFATGLPIESIILEQGPDGNLYYLSRSTNALYKISFAGISAPVINAQPVSTTAIGGQSATFMVTVTGTAPITYQWKKNGVNISNSNNSVLTLNNVTGANAGTYTCKVTNAYGTATSNGAVLTVLPYNAPPVATIISPASAATYTGGMTLTFSGDATDAETGTLPATVFQWEVVFHHAAHTHPGPSIAQQVKTGSITIPDAGEVATDVFYRLYLYVTDPAGLSDTAFVDILPQIVNLKFNTVPQGLKLRIDGQEIITPSTIPSVVGLKRQLTAITPQSDNGGNTFSFVNWNTATTPTLNITTPTTGKTYTATYTGIYRPADNPSNTVQGLVMEHYSGTWTDIPDFASILADDVGTVATISVATYLNTDFFAVQFSGYINVPSDGIYTFYTASDDGSNLYIGDALIVDNDGLHGMLEKSGTIGLQAGLHKISVGFLEYNGAENLIVSYAGPGINKQVVAASSLFRNADVVEIPVNGDAYIRSGTYANTALGNTDPLKLACRQATAANSNFQQTILKFDISGLNNPVDSALLVMHGALNQTTTSSLNIGAYKLSSNTWGQNTVTFNNAPTFGALLDQARVKGTNQKDYMWDVTAYVNEYISSGFSKIPIGISCLNKPGNVTAIFNSSESNTAIPKLIIISNQVVPNISQKNIAKHTSQSLQDMVQVFPNPATTTLHVKINAPYSQLQFELTDMRGSVVKTGRLYDHSLFSIDVSDVTKGIYYLKIYNSAFVKIEKVEVCCD, translated from the coding sequence ATGATTCGGCTTACCGCACTTTATATAATATTGTTTGCGAGTTGGTGTTTTAACCACAGTATCGGGCAATCCTTGCCTACAGGCTTTAGTCATACGCTTGTTACCAATAACCTTAATGGTCCCACCAATATGGCATTTGCCCCGGACGGCCGTATTTTTATTACCGGCAAGAGTGGTGAAATAAGAATCGTAAAAAACGGATTGCTACTACCAACACCTTTTGCAGTGCTCAATGCAAGTTATACCGGAGAGCGTGGTTTGCTCGGTATTGCCTTCGATCCCAATTTTGCCTCCAACAATTATGTATATGTTCATTATACTATACCCAATGGTAGCAATAACAGGGTGTCGCGCCTAACGGCAAATGGCGATGTGATGGTGCCTAATAGCGAGCTGATTATTTTGAATCTTGATCCGCTAAGTAATGCCACCAACCACAATGGCGGCACCATTAAATTTGGTACTGATGGCAAACTCTACATTGGTGCCGGAGAAAACAACAATGCCGCGGCATCGCAAGACTTAACAAGCTATTTGGGGAAAATACTGCGCATCAATACCGATGGCAGTGCAGCACAAGGAAATCCTTTCTATACTTCGAGCAACAGCAAAAAAAAGCGCATCTGGAGTTATGGGCTCCGCAATCCTTTCAGCTTTTCTTTTCATCCGGGCTTTGGAACCCTGTTTATACAGGATGTTGGAAGCAACCTATTTGAAGAAATAAATAACGGCACACTTGGGGGCTTAAATTTTGGTTGGCCTGCCACCGAAGGTCCCGGAACAAATTCGAGTTACTCCTATCCTCTTTTTAGTTATGCTAATGGAATGGGTGCTACCGAGGGCTGTGCCCTCTCGGGAGGAACATGGTTTGATGCGGCTATTTCAAATTTTCCGAGCACCTATGCTAATAAGTATTTCTTTATTGATTACTGCAATCAATACATCAAATATATAAATGCGAATGGAACGGGAGTAACAACCTTTGCCACCGGTTTGCCTATTGAAAGCATTATACTAGAGCAAGGGCCTGACGGCAATCTCTACTACCTCTCGCGCAGCACCAACGCGCTTTATAAAATTAGTTTTGCTGGTATAAGTGCACCTGTTATTAATGCACAACCGGTAAGCACCACTGCTATTGGCGGGCAATCAGCAACGTTTATGGTAACCGTTACCGGAACAGCACCAATTACCTATCAATGGAAAAAAAATGGTGTTAATATTTCAAACAGCAACAATTCGGTACTTACTTTAAACAATGTTACCGGTGCGAATGCCGGAACGTATACATGCAAGGTGACAAACGCTTACGGAACAGCAACCAGCAATGGCGCGGTCTTAACTGTATTGCCTTACAACGCCCCACCTGTTGCCACCATTATAAGCCCTGCTTCGGCCGCTACCTATACAGGAGGTATGACCCTGACTTTTAGCGGAGATGCAACAGATGCCGAAACAGGTACTTTGCCGGCCACTGTGTTTCAATGGGAAGTTGTTTTTCATCATGCCGCCCATACGCATCCGGGGCCTAGCATTGCGCAACAAGTAAAAACAGGAAGCATTACTATTCCCGATGCAGGCGAAGTGGCTACCGATGTGTTTTACCGCTTATATCTGTATGTTACCGATCCGGCAGGATTATCCGATACCGCATTTGTTGATATACTTCCTCAAATAGTAAACCTAAAATTTAATACCGTACCACAAGGCCTTAAACTGCGCATAGATGGGCAAGAAATAATAACACCTTCTACTATACCCAGTGTGGTGGGGCTTAAGCGACAACTTACTGCCATTACTCCACAATCTGATAATGGTGGCAATACCTTCTCTTTTGTTAACTGGAATACTGCAACTACTCCCACATTAAATATTACCACCCCTACAACCGGCAAAACGTATACAGCTACGTATACTGGCATCTACCGCCCGGCCGACAATCCGTCCAACACCGTGCAGGGTCTCGTAATGGAGCACTATTCAGGCACCTGGACCGACATTCCTGACTTTGCATCCATACTTGCTGATGATGTAGGAACTGTGGCAACCATTTCGGTTGCGACCTATTTAAATACCGACTTCTTTGCCGTTCAGTTTAGCGGCTATATCAATGTACCAAGCGATGGTATTTACACCTTTTATACCGCATCGGATGATGGAAGCAATTTATACATTGGCGATGCATTAATTGTTGATAATGACGGACTGCATGGAATGCTCGAAAAATCGGGCACCATCGGATTGCAGGCCGGATTACATAAAATATCGGTTGGTTTTCTGGAGTACAATGGTGCAGAAAATTTGATAGTAAGCTATGCCGGGCCTGGAATTAATAAACAGGTTGTTGCTGCCTCCTCATTGTTTAGAAATGCTGATGTGGTAGAAATTCCTGTAAACGGTGATGCCTATATACGCAGTGGAACCTACGCTAATACTGCCCTTGGCAACACCGACCCTCTGAAACTAGCCTGCAGGCAGGCAACTGCTGCCAACAGCAATTTTCAACAAACCATTCTAAAGTTTGATATCTCAGGATTGAATAATCCTGTTGATTCCGCTTTATTGGTGATGCATGGAGCACTTAACCAAACCACTACCTCATCCCTTAACATTGGTGCATACAAGCTTAGCTCAAATACCTGGGGACAAAATACGGTCACCTTTAACAATGCCCCAACCTTTGGCGCATTGCTCGATCAAGCAAGAGTAAAAGGAACAAATCAAAAAGACTATATGTGGGATGTAACCGCTTATGTAAACGAATATATATCGAGCGGCTTTAGTAAAATTCCAATTGGCATTAGCTGCCTCAATAAACCCGGAAATGTTACAGCTATTTTCAATTCAAGCGAAAGCAATACTGCTATTCCAAAACTGATTATTATATCCAATCAGGTAGTACCAAACATAAGTCAGAAAAACATTGCTAAGCATACCTCCCAATCGCTTCAGGATATGGTGCAGGTATTTCCAAATCCTGCAACCACAACCTTGCATGTAAAAATTAATGCACCGTACTCACAGTTGCAATTTGAACTAACCGATATGCGCGGCAGCGTGGTTAAAACAGGAAGACTTTACGATCATTCGCTATTTTCGATTGATGTAAGCGATGTAACTAAGGGTATATACTATCTGAAAATTTACAATTCAGCCTTTGTAAAAATAGAAAAGGTAGAAGTGTGTTGCGATTAA